One segment of Hyphomicrobiales bacterium DNA contains the following:
- a CDS encoding response regulator, translated as MRILVIEDDREAAQYLHKALREAGHVAEVANDGETGLLLAQEAGFDVLIVDRMLPRLDGLAIVRRLREQSIRTPVLILSALGDVDDRVKGLRAGGDDYLAKPYAFSELLARVEALTRRAQPEEASTTLTVGDLVLDRLAHKVTRAGEPIALLPREYRLLEYLMKHAGQVVTRTMLLEHVWDYHFDPQTNVIDVHISRLRSKIDRSFSRPLLHTVRGVGYMVGDGG; from the coding sequence ATGCGGATACTGGTCATCGAGGACGACCGGGAAGCGGCCCAGTACCTTCACAAGGCGCTGCGCGAGGCCGGCCATGTCGCCGAGGTCGCCAACGACGGGGAAACCGGCCTGCTGCTGGCCCAGGAGGCGGGCTTCGACGTCCTCATCGTCGACCGCATGCTGCCTCGTCTCGATGGACTGGCTATCGTGCGCCGGCTCCGCGAGCAGTCGATCCGCACGCCGGTTCTCATATTGAGCGCGCTCGGTGACGTGGACGACCGCGTCAAAGGGTTGCGTGCCGGCGGCGACGACTATCTCGCCAAGCCCTACGCCTTCAGCGAACTGCTCGCCCGGGTCGAGGCGCTGACCCGGCGCGCGCAGCCCGAGGAGGCGAGCACGACTCTGACCGTCGGCGATCTCGTCCTCGATCGCCTCGCCCACAAGGTGACGCGGGCCGGCGAGCCTATCGCGCTTCTGCCGCGCGAGTATCGGCTGCTCGAGTATCTGATGAAGCACGCCGGTCAGGTGGTGACGCGAACCATGCTGCTCGAGCACGTCTGGGACTATCATTTCGATCCTCAGACCAATGTCATCGACGTCCATATTTCGCGCCTGCGCTCCAAGATCGACCGGTCTTTCTCGCGTCCGTTGCTGCACACCGTGCGCGGCGTCGGCTATATGGTCGGCGACGGCGGCTAG